The genomic segment CGCGCTCGCCCACCTGGGCGGGCCGCTGAGCGCCGCGGGCGCGGCGCAGGCCGCTGGGGTCTCCGAGCGCACGCTGCTGCGCCGCTTCGAGGCCGAGACGCAGATGACGTGGCGGGTCTTCCTCGGCAGGGCGCGCATGATCCGCGCGATGGAGCTGCTTGAGCGGGGTTCGCTGCCAGTGATCGAGGTGGCCTACGCGGTGGGGTTTGCTAGCCCCGCCGCATTCAGCGCCGCATTTCGGGCCTTTACTGGCCAGACGCCGCGCGATTATGCTGGAAAGAGATTTTAGTAGTATTTTTAAGTTGGTTCAGCCGCCGAAACAATAGAATACCTTAGGCATTTCCACACGACACTCGCTATAATAGCGATAGGCCTATTCAGTGTGGAATACAGGAGATGCCTATGCGACTCACGCGGCTATCCAACGCACTTCCCGCCATCGCGCTGCTGGCGCTGGTGGCGATGCTGCCCACAGCCACCAGCCGCAGCGCCAGCGACAGCAGCAGCTACCTGCCGCTCATCCAGACGCCGTCGGTGCCGATCATCGATGGCTGCCCGATCTTCCCCGCCGACAACCCCTGGAACCGCCCGGTTGCCAGCGACCCGGTGGACCCCAACTCCGACGCGTATATCGCCAGCATCATGCAGGATCGCCAGTACCTGCACGCCGACTTCGGCGGCGGGGGCGCGTACGGTATCCCCTACACCACGGTGGGGCCTGACCAGGCGCTGGTGCCGGTCGCGTTCGAGTACGCCGACGAGAGCGACCCTGGCCCCTACCCCATCCCGCCCGATGCGCCGGTGGAGGGCGGCAGCGACCGCCACGTGCTAGTGCTGCAGCGCGAGACATGCAAGCTGTACGAGATGTACGCCGCCACCTATGTCGGCCCCGGCTGGGCAGGCGGATCGGGCGCGGTGTTCGACCTGCGCTCGAACACGCTGCGCCCCGATGGCTGGACATCCGCCGATGCGGCGGGCCTGCCCATCCTGCCCGGCCTGGCGCGCTACGACGAGGTGTCGGCGGGCAGCATCCGCCACGCGCTGCGCTTCACAGTGCAGCGCTCGCAGCGGGCCTACATCCACCCGGCCACGCACTACGCCAGCAGCCTCACCGCCACCGATCTGCCGCCCATGGGCCTGCGGCTGCGGCTCAAGGCCAGCTACGACCTCTCGGGCTTCACCGGCCAGTCGCGCGTGGTGCTGGAGGCCCTGAAGACCTACGGTATGATCGTGGCCGACAACGGTTCGAGCTGGTTTATTAGCGGGGCCTCGGATGCGCGCTGGGATGATGAGGATCTGGACCAGCTGAAGACGGTGCCTGGCAGCGCGTTTGAGGTGGTGAAGGTCGACCGGATCTACCGCCCCTAGTCAAGCACCCGAGTGCGGCGCAGATCGCACCCGCAGCGTTGAGCGCCGCCGCCCCAATGCGTTATAACCTTGGCAGGATCGCTTTGTATGCCGAGGTTGTCTATGTATGCTTCGTTTCGCTCGCCGTGGAGGGTGGTGCTGGGCGCGCTGTTGCTGGGCGCGCTGGCCGACCAGCTGGTGATCGGGCGCTGGCCAGGGCTGGCGGTGCCCCTGTGGGTGCTGCTGGCCCTGGTCGCGCTTTTTGCGCTGGGCCGCGCCGAGCATGTGGCGGCTACGCCCGCGAACACCTGGCTGGGCGCGGCGGCGCTGCTGTTCGCCAGCTTTGTGGCGCTGCGGGCCACGCCCGCGCTGGTGTTTTTGGATGTGGTGGCGGTGCTGGGCCTGCTGGTGCTGCTGGTGGCGTTCTACCGCAGCCACGCGCTGGCACGCCTGCCGCTGCTGGCCGCGCTGGGCCGGGTGTGCCGCACATGCGTGTTTAGCCTCGTCGAGCCGATCCAGCTGGCCCAGCAGGCGCTGGCCTTGGGCCTGCCGCTGCGCGGCGGGCTGCTGCGGCGCATGTTCCCCTTCCTGCGCGGTCTGCTGATCGCCGCGCCGCTGCTGCTGTGCTTCGGCTGGCTGCTCTCGGCTGCCGATGCGACCTTCTCGGCCTACCTTAGCCGGATCTTCACCCTAACCCTGCCACTTCAGTTCGACACGCTGGTGTGGCACAGCTTTGCGGCTGTGGTGCTGGCCTGGGTGTGCGCTGGCGCACTGGCAGTGGCGATCTGCACACCGCCGCTCGCCGTCGCACACCCCCCCGCCGAGGGCGAGACTCAGCGGCTCGACCAGCAGGGCGCGGGCCTACGCTTTTTGGGCTGGGTCGAGTCGATTACGGTGCTGGGGCTGGTGGATGCGCTGTTCGCCGCATTTATGCTGGTGCAGGCGGGCTACCTGTTCGGCGGGCTAGACACGCTGCAGCGCAGCGAGATGACCTATGCCGACTACGCGCGGCGCGGCTTCGCCGAGCTGGTGGTGGTGGCCTGTATGTCGCTGTGGCTGCTATGGGCGAGCTATATGGTCTCGCACCGCGCGCCGGGGCGGCAGCGCATGCTGTTCGACGGGGCATGCGTGGTGATGGTGGTGCTGCTGATCGGCATGCTCTGCTCGGCCTTCCAGCGCATGCTGCTCTACGAGCAGGCCTACGGCTTCACCGAGCTGCGGCTGTACACCCAGTCGTTTATGGTGTGGCTGGGGGCGCTGCTGGTGCTGTTCGTGGTGGCGCTGGTGCGCGAGCAGCCGCGCGCCTTTGTGTGGGGCGGTCTGGCCAGCGCGCTGGTGGTGCTGGCGGTGCTGAACCTGGCCAACCCCGAGCAGCTGATCGTGCGGGCCAACCTGCAGCGCTACCACGATATCGGCAAGCTCGACCACTACTACCTCACCCGCCTCTCCGCCGATGCCTACCCGGCCCTAGTAGATGCGCTGCCCACGCTGCCGAGCGATACCCAGGGCGAGATTATGTGCGAGCTGGCCCTGCATCGCGGGCATCTGGCCGATATGGTGGCCGACGGCTGGCGCGGCTGGAACCTGGCGCGCTCGCGCGGGCTTGCGGCGCTGGAAGCGGTGGTGCCGCCGGGCGAGGCCGCCAGGTGCGGCTGGGAATTGCCCTAGCGCAAGCCATGAACGTGCTTTTTCACCCCTAAGTCCTAGTGCCTCGGGAGATCGGGGGATGGTAGCATGAGTGCGGTTTCCGAGCAACGAGGCACTACCATGAGACAATTCGCTGTGCAGAAGATCGCGATCGTGCTGTTTGCGCTGGTTGGCCTGTTCGATGCGCTCTACCTTTCGATCAACCGCCTAACTGCCTCGCACCTAGCCTGCCCCACCAGCGGCGGCTGCGAGGCGGTGCAGGCTAGCCCCCACGCGGTATTTTTCGGCGTGCCGGTGGCGTTTATCGGCGTGGCGGGCTACGCCGCGCTGCTGCTGCTGGCGCTGCTGAGCCTTGCCAATTTCTCGCGCGGGCCTCTTTCCGCGCGGGCGGTGCTGGCCGTGGTTGCGACGCTGGGGGTGCTCTTTTCGGCCTATCTCGTCTACCTGCAGCTGGCGGTGATCCACGCGATCTGCTTCTGGTGCATGCTCTCGGCCAGTATGGAGCTGGGCATCGCCCTGCTGGCCTGGCTCGATCTGCGCTGGTCGCGCTACGAGCCGCCGCCGCTAGATGAGCTTGCAGTGGGATAGCATAGAGTTCAGCTGCCGAAACGAATTATGTAGCGACAGCCATAAACAGGTGAGCGGCATTGCACCATGCCGCTCACCTGTATGTTTTGCCACTCAGTATGAGGTGCGCATCCCTACCAAAGCTCGCGCATGGCCTGGCCGATCACGCCAATGCCCTCGGCGATCTGCTCGGGGGAGTGATAGCTGAAGGCCAGGCGGATGCTGTCGTCGCCCTGGCCGTTGCAGTAGCAGCGCGAGCCGGTGAGGAACGAGACGCCGCGCTCCTCGCTCAGGTCGAGCAGGCGGGCGGCGCTGACGCCCTGGGGCAGCGTGCACCACAGGAAGAAGCCGCCCTCGGGCCGGTAGAGCTGCACCTCGGCGGGGAACTCGCGCTCGATCGCCGCGAGCATCACCTGGCACTTGTGGCGGTACCGCTCGCGCAGCTGGGCGATGTGGCGGTCGAGCCGACCATCGGCACTGAAGCGCGAGACCACGTGGGTGACGAACGGGCCGTTCTCGCCCTCGACCTTGACCATGGCCAGCCGCTTGATCAGCTCGCTGGGGCCGCTGGCCCAGCCTAGGCGCACGCCCGGGGCCAGGATCTTTGAGTAGGTGCCGACGCGCACCACCCAGCCCTCGGTGTCGATCGAGGCCAGCGTGGTCACCGACGAGCCGTCGAAGGCCAGCTCGCTGTAGGCGTCGTCCTCCACCACCAGCACGCCGTAGGTGGCGGCCAGCGCCACCAGCCGCCTGCGGCGATCGAGCGACATGGTGGTGCCGGTGGGGTTCTGGAAGGTGGGGATGGTGTAGATAAACTTGGGCCGGATGCGCTGGCGGGCCAGCTCGGCCAGCTTCTCCTCAAGCGCGTCGATGTCCATGCCATCGGCATCCACGGGGATGGTTACGATCTTGGCCCCGGCGATCTCGAAGCGGCGGACCGCGCCGAGGAAGCTCGGCCCCTCGATGATCACGGTGTCGCCGGGGGACACCAGCACCTCGGGCAGCAGGCCCAGCAGCTGGCCCGAGCCGTGGCTCACCAGCACCTGCTCGCGGGTGGCGGCGATACCCTGGCGCTGCAGCCGCTCGCTGATCTGCTCGTAGAGCTCGGGGCTGGTGGGGCCGTAGTTCAGCGCGGTGTCGGGCCGCTCGGCCAGCACCTCGGCGGTCACCTCGGCCAGCTCCTGGGTGGGGAAGAGCGTCGGGTCGGCGAGGCCGAAGGCCAGGCTGATCGGGGCGGCGCGGCCCTGCTGGGCGGCCCCATACATCGGCGGGGCAAGGTCGCGGGCGCGAGGCGCGTAGAGATCGCTCAGCTGCTTGGTGGTGTGCTGCGGTGATGCAACCATGGGTGTCTGGCCTCCTTCACACAAAAAGAAGATCGGGCGGCGACGCTGCGCGGCATATGAGCGCCATGCTCCTGGGGTATGCCCGATCATCATAGCACAGCTGGCTGGCGCGGCAGGTTGGGGCCGCATCCTATCTTTGGCGGATCTTTCCCCAGCGCGGCGGCGATTGTTTTGCGCTCGCCCTGATCGCTTGCGTTTTCTCCACTTTTTTGCGATAGCGACAACAACCCTTGACACGCGGCATGATCATACTAATATATCAACATACATTTATACGTTGATAGAAGAGGGCTTCGCTATGACGGCGCAACGGCAGAGCATCGAGCTACGGGCCAAGCTCTATCGCGGGTTTGCCGACCCATCGCGGCTCGCCATCCTCGACGCGCTGCGCGACGGCGCGAAGACGGTGGGCGAGATCGTGCAGGCGACGGGCCTGAGCCAGCCCAACGCATCGACCCACCTCTCCTGCCTGTGGGACTGCGGCCTCGTGACGCGCACCCAGCAGGGCCGCTACGTGCACTACCAGCTGAGCGATGCGCGAGTGGCCGCGCTGCTTGACATGACCGATGAGCTGCTGGCCGATGTGGCGAAGGGTGTGTACGAGTGTACGCGCTATACCGCGCCCTCGGCGCTGAAGGGCGAAGTGATTGCTCTAGAACAGGATGAAAGGCCATGAGCAACCCACCCCATACGCTGGAGCTGGTGGAGCTGCCGATCACGGGGATGGACTGCGCGGAGTGCGCAGGGCATGTGCAGCGGGCGCTGGCCGCCCTGCCAGGGGTTGAGTCGGTGGATGTGCTGCTGTCCACCGAGAAAGCACGGGTGCGCCTTGATTCTGCGCGGGTCGAGATCGCCGCGCTCCGGCGTGCGGTCGAGGGGGCGGGCTACTCGGTACCCGATGCCTTCCAGCCCACGGCGCAGCAGGCGGTGTCGCCCCAGCCTCAGGCGGTATCATTCACGCGGCGTGTACTGGCGCTCTTTGGGGTCGTCTTTGCGCTGGTGCTGTTTGTGGTGGTGGTTGGCGAGGGGCTTGGCCTGTTCGCAGCGATCACCGATCGGGTGCCGCTGCCGATCGGCGCACTGATCGTGCTGGCGGCGGGCTGGCCGATCTTTCGCACTGTGGCGCGCGCTACTCTGCGTGGCCAAGTGATCGCGCATACGCTGATGAGCCTGGGCGCGCTGGCCGCGCTGCTGGTTGGGCAGTGGGCCACCGCAGTGGTGGTGGTATTTTTCATGCGCGTTGGCGAGTACGCCGAGCGCTTCACCACCGAGCAGGCCCGCAAGGCGGTAAAAGACCTCACCGCGCTCGCGCCGCAGACCGCCCGCGTGGAGCGCGATGGCGTCGAGCACGAGGTGCCGATCGCCGATGTGCGCGTGGGTGAAACGGTGGTGGTGCGGCCCGGCGAGCAGATCCCGGTTGATGGCGAGGTGCTGGCAGGCTACGCCACGGTCGATCAGGCGGCGATCACCGGCGAGCCGATGCCGGTCGAGGCTGCGGCGGGGGCCACCGTCTTCGCTGCGACGATCGCAACGGGCGGTAGCCTGCGCGTGCGCGCCACCGCTGTGGGTGTGGATACCACCTTTGGCAAGGTCATCCGCCTGGTGGAGGAGGCCGAGACGCACCGCGCCGATGTGCAGCGCATCGCCGATACGTTTTCGGCCTACTACCTGCCGGTGGTCGCGGGTGTGGCCGCGCTCACCTTCTTCCTCAGCCGCAACCCGCTGGCGACCGCCGCTGTGATGTTGGTGGCGTGCTCGTGCTCGTTTGCGCTCGCCACGCCCATCGCTATGCTGGCCTCGGTCGGGGCTGCGGCAAAGCGCGGCGTGCTGATCAAGGGCGGCAAGTATCTGGAAGTGTTGGCAAAGGCCGATGTGCTGCTGGTCGACAAGACCGGCACGCTCACCATGGGGTGTCCGGCGATCACCGACGTGATCCCGCTCGGCGGCATCTCGCGCGAGCGCCTGCTGGCCCTGGTCGGCGCGGCAGAGCGCGACTCCGAGCACCCCCTAGCGGGCGCGGTGCGCGATGCCACGCAGGGCATGCTGCTCCCTCAGCCAGAAGCCTTCGTGGCGCTGCCCGGCCTAGGGGTGCGCGCCCAGATCGAGGGGAGCCAGATCGCCGTCGGCAATGCGCGCCTGGTGCCGCAGGCGGCGGGATATCCGGCAGCTGCAGAGCTTGAGCAGCAGGGCAAGACGCTGCTGCTGGTGGCCCAGGATGATCAGCTGATCGGCATTCTGGCCGCCGCCGACACGCCGCGCCCCGATCTGGCGGAGTCGCTCGCGCAGGTCCGCCAGCTTGGCATCCGCGAGGTGGTGATGCTGACTGGCGATAATGAGCGCACCGCCGCCGCGATCGCGCACCAGCTGGGCATCGCCTACCGCGCAAACCTGCTGCCCGAGGACAAGATCGCCGCCGTGCGCCAGTATCAGGCCCAGGGCCACACGGTCGTGATGATCGGCGATGGCGTTAATGATGCCCCGGCGCTGGCCCAGGCCAATGTGGGTATCGCGATGGGCGCGGCGGGCAGCACCATCGCGATCGAGGCCGCCCACGTCGCCCTGATGCAGGATAGCTGGCCGCTGGTGCCCGAGGTGCTGCGGATCGCGCGCCGCACGATGCGGGTCGTCAAGCTGAACATCGCCTTCACGTCGATCTATAATCTGGTGGGCCTCTCGCTTGCAGCCTTTGGCCTGCTGCCCCCGATCTGGGCGGCGGCAGCGCAGTCGCTGCCCGACCTAGGCATCCTTGCCAACTCGTCGCGCCTGCTGCGCCAGCGCACCTAGCGGGGTTTTGCGCTCTTGGTGTTGTAGCGGTTAGGCGGGGAGCGGCGCGTGCCGCTTCACCATCGCCAGAAGATCCTCCAGATCAAAGGGCTTGAGCAGAATAGCACAGCGCTTCTCGCGCAGGTGGGCCTCGTTGCGTGTGATCAGGTCGGTCGCCGCCGAGGCCACGATCACGGGTATGTTGCAGGTTGCGGGGTCGAGGCGCAGCTTGTTGAGGAGGCTCCAGCCCTGCTCGGGGTTGTCCAGCGCCACCTCGACGATCACCAGCTGCGGCTGGGCCTGCGCGATTGTGGAAAAAGCATCCGATGTCGTGCGGAGCGGCTGGGTGGCATAGCCCTCTTCACCAAGGAACTCGGCCAGCATCTCCAAAAAGGCGATATCCGAATCGACCATCATGATCAGCGGCGATGTTCCCATGCTTCACCTGTCGCTTGGCCGCATACACGCTACACCCTGTATGCGGCTGGCTACACCAAAGAGGCCGCGCGGCGCGGGTAGCTATTGGGTAGGCACCGGCTGGATCAGCACCCCCAGGCCGGTGGCCCGCCCTGAGGGGCCGCAGATCCGCCCCGCTGTGAGCATGGCCTGGAACGGTGTGCCATGCCATGAGATCATGGGCGTGACCCAGCTATGCGGTGCCTGGCTGGCCTCTGTGTGCCGCATCTCCTCCACAAATGGTCGCCGGATGCCCGACTCGACAAAGTAGGCCAGCGAGCGGCCCACAAGCAGCCGCTCGTCAGCGTCAAACATGGCGCGCGCCGCCGCATTCACCTGGCGGATGCTGCCTTCCAGCGAGGTGACCAGATAGCTGGCCGGGGCCTGCTGGAACAGATCTTGGAAATGCTGGTAGTGGACATCCTGCGTGCCCTGGGTTACATTGACCGCAGCAGAGAGCTGCTGGATATACTGCTCGGCGGCCTGCAGCGCCTCAAGCACATTTGCCAGCTCATCCATGGCCTCCATAAGCTGGGGCTGGCCGAGCGCCCCCTCGGATGCCGAGCGGTAGAGCCGCCTGGCGCGGCTGCGCAGTACCTCAAACTTGGGAGCGAACAGGTCGCCGGTATGGGTGATAGGAGTGGATGCTGCCATCGTGTTTCTCGCTCGCGGCCAATGAGGGCTGAGCCAAGCTGGCGCGAGCAAGCTTCGTGCCTCAGCACCGATTGGCATTCTTGCGCATCTGGCAGGCTTCTTGTTGCCCAGGTGCGCTCGCTGATTGTGGCGCACATTGCGCGGAAGACCATCGAGCGCTTTCGGGCCGCGCTCGCTGGCCACGCGCAGGCCGTGCGCGGGCTGCCTACTGGGGCTGGCTGGTGCAACCTCGACTACAGCCCGATCGTGGGCGAGGATGGTGCGCCGCTGGGGGTGCTGGTCATCCTCACCGAGGGGGTAGCGCCCAACCGCCAGGCAGAATCCAGCAGCCGCCTGCGCGAGGTTGCCGACCTGGTGCCCGACCTGCTGTGGAGCAGCGACCCCGCAGGCAATGCCGACTGGTGCAACCAGCGCTGGGCCGAGTATACCGGCCAGGGCTTTGCGCAGGCCAGCGGCGCGGGCTGGCGGGATGCGATCCACCCGGATGATCGCACGCAGCTGGTGCGCAGCTTCCAGCACGCCCTGGAGAGCCGCCAGCCGCTCCGCCAGGAGCAGCGCATCCGCCGGGTGGATGGGGTATACCGCTGGTTCCTCGTGCAGGCCCAGCCGCTGCTGGGCCAGGATGGCCAGGTGCTGCGCTGGTGTGGGGTGGCCACCGATATCCACGAGCAGCGGGCGGCGCTCGACGCCGCCCAGGCCACCCGCAGCGAGGCCGAGATGGTGCGCTGGGCGCTGGTAGATGCCAACGCCGCACTGGAGCGGCGGATCGCCGAGCGGACTGGCGAACTGGTGCGTGTGAACAGCGCCCTTGAGGCGCTCATCCGCGTCGCGCCGCTGGCGATCATCACCATCGACCCCGAGCTGCACATCCAGCGCTGGAACCCGGCGGCCACCCAGTTGTTCGGCTGGGGCGAGCAGGAGACGGTCGGGCGGCGGCTGCCCGATGTGCCGATCGATGGCCTGTTCGCCAGCCCCGCCGAGCTGTCCGCCATCCTGCAGAGCGGCGTGCCCCGTGAGATGGAGGCCGCGAGCGCTCACAAGCGGGGTGCCCCACTGTCTCTGAGCGTGTGGGCGGCCCCGCTGTACGATACGTTCGGCCAGGTGTCCGCTGTGATGGCGCTGCTGAGCGATATCACGGCGCGCAAGCAGGCCGAGGCCGAGCGTCGGGCGCTGCTGCAGCGG from the Chloroflexia bacterium SDU3-3 genome contains:
- a CDS encoding DUF4173 domain-containing protein encodes the protein MYASFRSPWRVVLGALLLGALADQLVIGRWPGLAVPLWVLLALVALFALGRAEHVAATPANTWLGAAALLFASFVALRATPALVFLDVVAVLGLLVLLVAFYRSHALARLPLLAALGRVCRTCVFSLVEPIQLAQQALALGLPLRGGLLRRMFPFLRGLLIAAPLLLCFGWLLSAADATFSAYLSRIFTLTLPLQFDTLVWHSFAAVVLAWVCAGALAVAICTPPLAVAHPPAEGETQRLDQQGAGLRFLGWVESITVLGLVDALFAAFMLVQAGYLFGGLDTLQRSEMTYADYARRGFAELVVVACMSLWLLWASYMVSHRAPGRQRMLFDGACVVMVVLLIGMLCSAFQRMLLYEQAYGFTELRLYTQSFMVWLGALLVLFVVALVREQPRAFVWGGLASALVVLAVLNLANPEQLIVRANLQRYHDIGKLDHYYLTRLSADAYPALVDALPTLPSDTQGEIMCELALHRGHLADMVADGWRGWNLARSRGLAALEAVVPPGEAARCGWELP
- a CDS encoding vitamin K epoxide reductase family protein codes for the protein MSAVSEQRGTTMRQFAVQKIAIVLFALVGLFDALYLSINRLTASHLACPTSGGCEAVQASPHAVFFGVPVAFIGVAGYAALLLLALLSLANFSRGPLSARAVLAVVATLGVLFSAYLVYLQLAVIHAICFWCMLSASMELGIALLAWLDLRWSRYEPPPLDELAVG
- a CDS encoding PLP-dependent aminotransferase family protein, whose product is MVASPQHTTKQLSDLYAPRARDLAPPMYGAAQQGRAAPISLAFGLADPTLFPTQELAEVTAEVLAERPDTALNYGPTSPELYEQISERLQRQGIAATREQVLVSHGSGQLLGLLPEVLVSPGDTVIIEGPSFLGAVRRFEIAGAKIVTIPVDADGMDIDALEEKLAELARQRIRPKFIYTIPTFQNPTGTTMSLDRRRRLVALAATYGVLVVEDDAYSELAFDGSSVTTLASIDTEGWVVRVGTYSKILAPGVRLGWASGPSELIKRLAMVKVEGENGPFVTHVVSRFSADGRLDRHIAQLRERYRHKCQVMLAAIEREFPAEVQLYRPEGGFFLWCTLPQGVSAARLLDLSEERGVSFLTGSRCYCNGQGDDSIRLAFSYHSPEQIAEGIGVIGQAMRELW
- a CDS encoding winged helix-turn-helix transcriptional regulator, translated to MTAQRQSIELRAKLYRGFADPSRLAILDALRDGAKTVGEIVQATGLSQPNASTHLSCLWDCGLVTRTQQGRYVHYQLSDARVAALLDMTDELLADVAKGVYECTRYTAPSALKGEVIALEQDERP
- the cadA gene encoding cadmium-translocating P-type ATPase, translated to MELVELPITGMDCAECAGHVQRALAALPGVESVDVLLSTEKARVRLDSARVEIAALRRAVEGAGYSVPDAFQPTAQQAVSPQPQAVSFTRRVLALFGVVFALVLFVVVVGEGLGLFAAITDRVPLPIGALIVLAAGWPIFRTVARATLRGQVIAHTLMSLGALAALLVGQWATAVVVVFFMRVGEYAERFTTEQARKAVKDLTALAPQTARVERDGVEHEVPIADVRVGETVVVRPGEQIPVDGEVLAGYATVDQAAITGEPMPVEAAAGATVFAATIATGGSLRVRATAVGVDTTFGKVIRLVEEAETHRADVQRIADTFSAYYLPVVAGVAALTFFLSRNPLATAAVMLVACSCSFALATPIAMLASVGAAAKRGVLIKGGKYLEVLAKADVLLVDKTGTLTMGCPAITDVIPLGGISRERLLALVGAAERDSEHPLAGAVRDATQGMLLPQPEAFVALPGLGVRAQIEGSQIAVGNARLVPQAAGYPAAAELEQQGKTLLLVAQDDQLIGILAAADTPRPDLAESLAQVRQLGIREVVMLTGDNERTAAAIAHQLGIAYRANLLPEDKIAAVRQYQAQGHTVVMIGDGVNDAPALAQANVGIAMGAAGSTIAIEAAHVALMQDSWPLVPEVLRIARRTMRVVKLNIAFTSIYNLVGLSLAAFGLLPPIWAAAAQSLPDLGILANSSRLLRQRT
- a CDS encoding response regulator transcription factor, yielding MGTSPLIMMVDSDIAFLEMLAEFLGEEGYATQPLRTTSDAFSTIAQAQPQLVIVEVALDNPEQGWSLLNKLRLDPATCNIPVIVASAATDLITRNEAHLREKRCAILLKPFDLEDLLAMVKRHAPLPA
- a CDS encoding PAS domain-containing protein; translated protein: MPIGAEARSLLAPAWLSPHWPRARNTMAASTPITHTGDLFAPKFEVLRSRARRLYRSASEGALGQPQLMEAMDELANVLEALQAAEQYIQQLSAAVNVTQGTQDVHYQHFQDLFQQAPASYLVTSLEGSIRQVNAAARAMFDADERLLVGRSLAYFVESGIRRPFVEEMRHTEASQAPHSWVTPMISWHGTPFQAMLTAGRICGPSGRATGLGVLIQPVPTQ
- a CDS encoding PAS domain S-box protein → MEMLVVDILRALGYIDRSRELLDILLGGLQRLKHICQLIHGLHKLGLAERPLGCRAVEPPGAAAQYLKLGSEQVAGMGDRSGCCHRVSRSRPMRAEPSWREQASCLSTDWHSCASGRLLVAQVRSLIVAHIARKTIERFRAALAGHAQAVRGLPTGAGWCNLDYSPIVGEDGAPLGVLVILTEGVAPNRQAESSSRLREVADLVPDLLWSSDPAGNADWCNQRWAEYTGQGFAQASGAGWRDAIHPDDRTQLVRSFQHALESRQPLRQEQRIRRVDGVYRWFLVQAQPLLGQDGQVLRWCGVATDIHEQRAALDAAQATRSEAEMVRWALVDANAALERRIAERTGELVRVNSALEALIRVAPLAIITIDPELHIQRWNPAATQLFGWGEQETVGRRLPDVPIDGLFASPAELSAILQSGVPREMEAASAHKRGAPLSLSVWAAPLYDTFGQVSAVMALLSDITARKQAEAERRALLQRIITAQEDERRRIARELHDSLGQFLSALNLRLSILQHLEGIPASAVADVRHLRAIIGQIDDELERLILELRPPSLDDLGLAEALRRYTEEWTRTTGIPVEIYIAALEIERLQPLVEVTTYRIIQEALTNVFRHARASQVGVVIEQRRDELRVVIEDDGEGFVQTRPVDPPTGRRHLGLLGMAERAALLGGTVTIESTLGRGSAVYLRIPLLP